One stretch of Streptomyces peucetius DNA includes these proteins:
- a CDS encoding N-acetyltransferase, with product MDLEITTLAERPELHAPMWQMLDTWDEFVVNDPIGWAYVGRIVGELPEYVLVATDAEGKVVARAFSVPLALDVDGRRELPAGGWDQVMLWAFSDLRHGREPDTVSAIEITVATDRQGQGISGRMLAAMRDNARRLGFGQVIAPVRPSAKKAEPQTSIDEYAYRTRESDDLPHDPWLRVHVRAGGVIEKVAHTSMTVSGSLDQWRKWTGLPFDTTGPVEVPGALVPVHCEAERGYAVYVEPNVWVRHQV from the coding sequence ATGGACCTTGAGATCACCACCCTCGCCGAACGTCCCGAACTGCATGCCCCCATGTGGCAGATGCTCGACACCTGGGACGAGTTCGTGGTCAACGACCCGATCGGGTGGGCGTACGTCGGACGGATCGTCGGCGAGCTGCCCGAGTACGTGCTGGTGGCGACAGATGCCGAAGGGAAGGTCGTCGCGCGGGCGTTCAGTGTTCCGCTCGCCCTGGACGTGGACGGGCGCAGGGAGCTGCCCGCCGGCGGCTGGGACCAGGTGATGCTGTGGGCGTTCTCCGACCTGCGGCACGGGCGGGAGCCGGACACCGTGAGCGCGATCGAGATCACCGTGGCCACGGACCGGCAGGGCCAGGGCATATCGGGCCGGATGCTGGCCGCGATGCGGGACAACGCGCGCCGTCTCGGTTTCGGCCAGGTGATCGCACCGGTGCGGCCGAGCGCGAAGAAGGCCGAGCCGCAGACCTCGATCGACGAGTACGCGTACCGCACCCGCGAGTCGGACGACCTCCCGCACGACCCGTGGCTGCGGGTGCACGTACGGGCCGGCGGCGTCATCGAGAAGGTGGCGCACACGTCGATGACGGTCTCCGGCTCGCTGGACCAGTGGCGCAAGTGGACCGGGCTGCCGTTCGACACGACGGGCCCGGTCGAGGTCCCCGGCGCCCTGGTACCGGTGCACTGCGAGGCGGAGCGGGGGTACGCGGTCTACGTGGAGCCGAACGTGTGGGTGCGGCACCAGGTGTGA